One genomic segment of Streptomyces sp. RerS4 includes these proteins:
- a CDS encoding thioredoxin domain-containing protein, with the protein MSASSRKPLLISAGVAVAAVALGLVSWQATAPEAKRPDTSASSSAASETSAELKALARRDAGDKLAVGRVDAPVVLIQYSDFRCGYCAKFARATEPELVKKYVEDGTLRIEWRNFPIFGAESEAAAKAAWAAGLQDRFSAFHEAAYAEGAKEKGFGPERLIELAREAGVPDLERFKADMAGEAAAAALKKDQEEGYRIGVQSTPSFLVNGRPLAGAQPLEAFTAAIDRAKAAAKAEGRP; encoded by the coding sequence ATGTCCGCGTCCTCCCGCAAACCCCTGCTGATCTCCGCCGGTGTGGCCGTCGCCGCCGTCGCCCTCGGCCTCGTCTCCTGGCAGGCCACCGCCCCCGAGGCCAAGCGGCCCGACACCTCCGCCAGCTCCTCGGCCGCCTCCGAGACCTCCGCCGAGCTGAAGGCCCTGGCCCGACGCGACGCCGGCGACAAGCTCGCCGTGGGCCGCGTCGACGCCCCCGTCGTCCTCATCCAGTACTCCGACTTCCGCTGCGGCTACTGCGCCAAGTTCGCCCGCGCCACCGAGCCCGAGCTCGTGAAGAAGTACGTCGAGGACGGCACCCTGCGCATCGAGTGGCGCAACTTCCCGATCTTCGGCGCCGAGTCCGAGGCCGCCGCCAAGGCCGCCTGGGCGGCCGGGCTCCAGGACCGGTTCTCCGCCTTCCACGAAGCCGCGTACGCCGAGGGCGCGAAGGAGAAGGGCTTCGGCCCCGAGCGCCTGATCGAACTCGCCCGCGAGGCCGGCGTCCCCGACCTGGAGCGGTTCAAGGCCGACATGGCCGGCGAGGCGGCGGCCGCCGCCCTGAAGAAGGACCAGGAGGAGGGCTACCGCATCGGTGTCCAGTCCACCCCCTCCTTCCTCGTCAACGGCCGCCCCCTCGCCGGCGCCCAGCCCCTGGAGGCCTTCACCGCCGCCATCGACCGGGCGAAGGCCGCGGCGAAGGCGGAGGGCCGCCCGTGA